GTAAACATACAAATCATTCTATCAAATACGCCTCACTAGGCTGGAAATTGCTGTAGACACGAACTATAAAAGTCGCCGTACCAGCTAATGCTATAGGTGTTGCAGATTGAATTTTAATTGAAATACTATCGTCTTCTTCAGAACTCATAAAACATAGCTCCTAAAGGAAACATTCAAATTGAGGGAAGTAGTGCAGCCCAACGGTGAAGTTGTGCGGCGGCAGATACCCTCGAACTCTCACCGATAACCTCTATGCCGTCCGCACCAACGCAGTGTTGGGCTGCTCTGCTACATGACATTGACTGAGTAGGCACGGATTGCTGTATCCACTGTCGCAATTGTCAAACCATTTTGTAAAGCTTGACAGATAAGCATTCTGTCAAATGGATCACGATGTAATAGTGGCAGTTTAGCCAGTTGAACCACACTAATTTCATCAAGGGCAAGACTGGCAATTTGATGTAGATCGCGCTGTTTGGGTAAATACGTTTCGGGACGCTCCGGCAGAGGTAGCTTGCCCAACTGGTACTTGACAATTGCTTCCCAGACTGAGATTGCGCTCAGATAAACCTCATTGTCTGGATCGCGAATTGCATCCCGAACATCCGTTGACAACTGAGTATCGCCACTGATGAACCATAAAAAGATGTGCGTATCTAGCAGAATCCTCATTTGCCCTCGAATGCGCTTAGAAGGTCTTCCGGCAAAGGAGCATCGAAATCATCTGGAACAATAAACTCACCTGCACACAAACCAAATGGGCGCAATTGCTTACTACTGGCAATAGGTCTAAGTTCGGCAATAGGCTTGTCAGATCTAACAATGACAAGAGTTTCGCCTGCCTCTACCTGATGAAGGTACTTCAAGGGATCACGTTGAATTTCATCAATAGTTACATTCAGCATCAGCCTACCTCGGTACAAATTTAATGAGCAGACAAGTCTCTAAGACCTCTAAACAGTTCAAAGGCTCTCTAGGTAAAGAGTCTTGATTTGAAAAGCAACTTTTCTAGCTTGGGTTAGTGGAATGGGATAGCCGACTGTGTTGTATCCTCTATTGGGAACACTTCTCTTCTGAAGAGTTTTCTGTAACTCCCAAACTAGCGCTCTCAGCTTTCCTGGTTTGAAAACAAGAATTTCTTGCTCTGGTACCAGGACGATCCAGTAATCCGCCTGAGAACTCCACCCCCAGCCTGGAATCATCTCTTTGTCGTTCGAGATAGTTTCAAAGAAGAGATTGCCTGTCCGTTTAGCCACAAGGTCAAACTTATACTCAATCGTGATGACTGATCCATCAGACCGAGTGACAATTCTGTCTATCCCTGCTTGCTGATACTTCATCTCCCCAGAGACATCAAGTACTTTGTAGACAGGATGTAACCATTGGTCTAAGAAGGTTTCTCCTTCTTGTCCAACTTTGCGCTGAGTTTCAAAATCGTATGGTTTAGTTTGCATAGATTTGAGGGATATAGAGTTGGATACCATCATTACCTTCTCGTCGGATTGGAATGCCAGCCCATCGTGACACCCAATTCACCAATGCTCGTAAAGAACTCGCTCTGCGAGGGTTAGTGGTTCCTCCACAATCACCGAAACTCACCAGAGAAATCACCTCTTGAATTAATTCTTTAGTGAGTTCTTGATCGTCACGAGTTGTTTTCTCAATAATCATTTGAATCGGGTAGAACCCTAGCAATGCTTCTGCAAGAAGACGTTCACGAGTTTCCTGATCATCGCTCTGGGCAATCCTTTTACCTCGATCTGTTAAGACGTAAATGCTTGAAGACTTATTCTCGGCTGAACCTCGACTGGCAAGACCAATCTCCATCACAGGTCGTCCAAGATAATCTCCTCTCCTAGCCAAATCTTTTTCTTTTTTGGCACCACTGCCAAAAGCAATACCTAAAGATTTAGATGTGTTAGTTCCACCATGAATTAGCTCAACAGTCTTAATGTACTTTTGTGGATCACCGATTTGAGGGATGTAAATGGGCTGTTGCTCACCTCTACGCAGATCTTGATCTAGAGCAGTTTTCCAATCAATTAAGTGAGAGATCTGTTGAAACTCATAAAACCTGATCTCTTTTCTTGGAACGTCAACAGCATAGGCAAGCTGGAAAGTTCTTCCCCTGAGTTCATAAACTAATCCCGAAACACCAGGCTTGACACCACACCAAGCCCCTTCAACTTCGCCAGTCTGCTTTAGAACTTCTAGAACAGGCGCAAGTTCCTGCTCTACTGCCAGATCACAGAATGTACTTCTGTCAGAAAGTATCGTCTTAATTTGAGAATCAAAATACGTGAACTTGAACACTTCAATTAGCTCCTCATGCTGCAATAACTAGACCTGAATCTCAGAAGGAACAAACAAAACTT
Above is a window of Leptolyngbya sp. 'hensonii' DNA encoding:
- a CDS encoding prevent-host-death protein, yielding MLNVTIDEIQRDPLKYLHQVEAGETLVIVRSDKPIAELRPIASSKQLRPFGLCAGEFIVPDDFDAPLPEDLLSAFEGK
- a CDS encoding type II toxin-antitoxin system VapC family toxin, encoding MRILLDTHIFLWFISGDTQLSTDVRDAIRDPDNEVYLSAISVWEAIVKYQLGKLPLPERPETYLPKQRDLHQIASLALDEISVVQLAKLPLLHRDPFDRMLICQALQNGLTIATVDTAIRAYSVNVM